GTGCGGGCGCCGCCGGTTGAGTGGACCCCATGAATCCAGCAGCAAGCGCCGGTCGGGTACCGGCCGTTCGGCTCCGGTCCGTTACCCGTTCCTACGGCAGCGAAGGCAGCGCAGCGAGCGCAGGCCGTGATGGCAGGGGCGGCCGCGACGGTCGCGACGGTCGCGAGGGCAGGGGCGGCCGCATGGTGAAAGCGCTCGACGACGTCAGCCTGACCATCGACCGCGGCACGTTCACCGCTGTCATGGGGCCCTCCGGCTCCGGCAAGTCGACGCTCCTGCACTGCGTCGCGGGCCTGGACCGGCCGACCGGCGGCCGGGTGCTGCTCGGCGACACCGATCTGACCGGGCTGAGCGAGGCCCGGCTGACCCGGCTGCGCCGCGGGCGGATCGGCTTCGTCTTCCAGGCGTTCAACCTGCTGCCCTCCCTGACCGCCGCGCAGAACGTGGCCCTGCCCCTGAGGCTCGCCGGGCGGCGGCCCCGCAAGGCCGACGTGCTCCGCGCGC
The nucleotide sequence above comes from Streptomyces sp. NBC_01116. Encoded proteins:
- a CDS encoding ABC transporter ATP-binding protein, with amino-acid sequence MNPAASAGRVPAVRLRSVTRSYGSEGSAASAGRDGRGGRDGRDGREGRGGRMVKALDDVSLTIDRGTFTAVMGPSGSGKSTLLHCVAGLDRPTGGRVLLGDTDLTGLSEARLTRLRRGRIGFVFQAFNLLPSLTAAQNVALPLRLAGRRPRKADVLRALEQVGLRDRAGHRPGELSGGQQQRVAIARALVTRPEVLFGDEPTGALDSTAGRVVLGLLRAMTDEGRTVIMVTHDPVAASFADRVVFLADGRIRDELDAPTVERVAARMAAGAATAAPKVSGGAKAAPKVPGDPAVVPC